A window of the Acanthochromis polyacanthus isolate Apoly-LR-REF ecotype Palm Island chromosome 10, KAUST_Apoly_ChrSc, whole genome shotgun sequence genome harbors these coding sequences:
- the pmt gene encoding LOW QUALITY PROTEIN: phosphoethanolamine methyltransferase (The sequence of the model RefSeq protein was modified relative to this genomic sequence to represent the inferred CDS: inserted 2 bases in 2 codons; deleted 3 bases in 3 codons): protein MEKVRSNMTEFWKEHSKEATVEEMMLDSRARELTTQELPEILSMLPPLDGRRVLELGAGIGRFTSRLLTKAAHVTAVDFMESFVESNRKENGHHSNVTFIQADVTKMDNPQNSFDIVFSNWLLMYLSDEEVKTFMENTLRWLQPGGFLFFRESCNYRSGDCKRDFNPTCYRSEAQYSHMASSVQIEVPDGGQKFGFEVVMKRKVRSYVEMKNNPNQICWLLQKVPRSSNTQSGFNTFQQFLDNQQYTKRGILCYKKMFGSGYVSTGGPSTTKEFVDLLNLKPGQKVLDVGCGIGGGDFYMAKSFGVEVLGMDLSDNMVDIAMERAIAEKVPFRMYNITCCCLRWLDATKRTFPEGSFDVIYSRDTILHIDDKLXLFKRFHSWLKPGGQLLISDYCCGEEAWTHPAFEAYVKQRGYVXYTPTQYGKFIQEAGFCNVRAEDRTAQFIQVIKTELQRAEAIKDDFIKEFSEEDYYAVVNGWKEKLERSNSGDQRWGLFHATRN from the exons TTCGTAGTAACATGACAGAGTTTTGGAAGGAGCACTCCAAAGAGGCCACAGTGGAGGAGATGATGCTGGACTCTCGTGCCAGAGAACTGACTACACAGGAGCTTCCAGAGATCCTCTCCATGCTGCCTCCTCTGGACGGACGCAGAGTGTTGGAACTGGGAGCAGGGATCGG CCGCTTCACCAGCCGCCTCCTAACCAAGGCGGCACACGTGACAGCGGTGGACTTCATGGAAAGTTTTGTGGAGAGCAACAGGAAGGAAAATGGTCACCATAGCAACGTTACCTTCATCCAAGCTGACGTCACAAAAAtggacaacccccaaaacag CTTTGACATCGTCTTCTCCAACTGGCTGCTGATGTACTTGAGTGACGAGGAGGTGAAGACCTTTATGGAGAATACGCTGCGCTGGCTGCAGCCGggtggttttctttttttcagagagtCCTGCAATTACAGATCAG GTGACTGCAAGAGAGATTTCAACCCCACCTGCTACCGCAGTGAGGCACAATACAGCCACATGGCATCATCAGTACAAATAGAGGTGCCAGACGGAGGCCAAAAGTTTGGTTTTGAAGTTGTAATGAAGAGGAAAGTTCGGAGCTATGTTGAG AtgaaaaacaatcctaaccaaATCTGCTGGCTGCTTCAGAAGGTTCCCCGCTCCTCCAACACCCAGAGTGGATTCAACACCTTCCAGCAGTTCCTGGACAACCAGCAGTACACCAAGCGCGGTATCCTGTGCTACAAGAAAATGTTCGGGTCTGGTTACGTCAGCACAGGAGGACCTAGCACCACCAAG GAGTTTGTGGACCTGCTGAACCTGAAG CCCGGACAGAAGGTTTTAGATGTCGGTTGT GGCATCGGTGGAGGAGACTTCTACATGGCAAAG TCTTTTGGAGTGGAAGTGCTTGGAATGGAT CTGTCAGACAACATGGTGGACATTGCCATGGAGCGAGCCATCGCCGAGAAGGTGCCATTCCGTATGTATAATATTACAT GTTGCTGTTTGAGGTGGCTTGATGCCACTAAGAGGACATTTCCAGAAGGTTCATTTGATGTGATTTACAGCAGAGACACGATCCTACACATAGATGACAAAC CGCTCTTCAAACGCTTCCAT TCATGGTTAAAGCCCGGAGGCCAGTTGCTTATCAGTGACTACTGCTGTGGAGAGGAAGCCTGGACACACCCAGCATTTGAGGCCTACGTCAAACAGAGAGGATACG cttacacacccacacagtatGGCAAG TTCATTCAGGAAGCTGGTTTCTGTAATGTTCGAGCAGAGGACAGGACAGCTCAGTTCATCCAGGTGATCAAGACAGAGCTACAGAGAGCAGAGGCCATCAAAGATGACTTCATAAAG GAATTCTCTGAAGAAGACTATTATGCAGTAGTGAATGGATGGAAAGAAAAACTGGAACGTTCCAACAGCGGAGATCAACGATGGGGACTCTTTCACGCAACAAGGAATTGA